Proteins encoded within one genomic window of Gracilimonas sp.:
- a CDS encoding HNH endonuclease has protein sequence MNQEIINWLTNLNADRSHPWPDEVRGQAPHKPFLLLSILDGVEQGWISDNRIELNQPLIEMFFEYWNSMMGKDRITTIALPFYHMQSEPFWKLHYKEGKEEYKSSPSLGGLTDRVEHAEMDEILFTLFDDPDERNAIRSLLITTYFSEEAATQVAKISRFNYQAYNYSMQLESIAAEPFRIDHTDEAGIKYRVSKTQVRDAGFSKTVRKAYRYTCAVCRSRVVTQGGSTLVDGAHIIPRSRSNNDDPRNGLALCKTHHWMFDHFMLTIQPDYRLLLSKWLKEEQNEVKSLWDLNKKPILLPDMESFHPAQQALEIHLEKFKGVQ, from the coding sequence ATGAATCAGGAAATTATTAATTGGCTGACAAATCTGAACGCTGATAGATCCCATCCATGGCCAGATGAGGTTAGAGGGCAAGCCCCGCACAAACCGTTTTTGTTGCTGAGTATTCTGGATGGCGTGGAACAGGGATGGATTTCGGATAACCGGATTGAACTGAATCAGCCTTTGATTGAAATGTTTTTTGAATACTGGAACAGTATGATGGGCAAAGACCGGATTACCACTATTGCCCTTCCGTTCTACCATATGCAAAGTGAGCCCTTTTGGAAACTTCATTATAAAGAAGGGAAAGAAGAATATAAGAGTTCGCCCTCGCTGGGTGGCCTGACTGACAGAGTAGAACATGCAGAAATGGATGAAATATTATTTACTCTGTTTGACGATCCCGATGAGCGGAATGCCATTCGTTCTTTACTCATCACGACCTACTTTTCGGAAGAAGCGGCTACGCAGGTAGCAAAAATCAGCCGATTCAATTATCAGGCTTATAATTATTCCATGCAACTTGAATCTATTGCGGCAGAACCCTTCAGGATTGACCATACCGATGAAGCAGGAATAAAATACCGGGTTTCAAAAACGCAGGTGCGGGATGCGGGATTTAGTAAAACCGTCCGCAAGGCTTATCGATATACCTGTGCAGTTTGCCGGTCCAGAGTGGTAACTCAGGGAGGCAGTACCCTGGTGGACGGGGCGCACATCATTCCGCGAAGCCGGAGCAATAACGACGATCCCAGAAACGGACTCGCCCTTTGCAAAACCCATCACTGGATGTTCGATCATTTTATGCTGACCATCCAGCCAGACTATAGGTTATTGTTATCCAAATGGCTGAAAGAAGAACAAAATGAAGTGAAGAGTTTATGGGATTTGAATAAGAAGCCCATTTTGTTACCGGATATGGAGTCATTTCATCCGGCACAACAGGCACTCGAAATACATTTGGAGAAGTTTAAAGGTGTGCAGTGA
- a CDS encoding Na+/H+ antiporter NhaC family protein → MSADFAGTTKKWKDPETRRRIGVGAVLALVIAGVYAGVNQVFPEYDGHYGIWSIMPPLVAIVLAFYTREVVSALFIGICLGGVISGQLNIVQDFLIPSVGTESFALIIIVYLWALGGLIGIWTRTGGAEKFAAWASQKMVRGPQTAKFFTWMMGLIFHQGGTISTVLTGATVRPVADKHRVSHEELAYMVDSTASPAATLIPFNVWPFYVGGLILGTLPMFETTQQSVSFFFTALPYNFYAIFAILLTLLFAWDKFPFVPGKKMRAAIKRARAGGGLDREEATPMAADELTQNKVPESYTPGLIDFFGPIGTLLGVAIIPYLVTRFALNMGEDSILLIAEAFVLAVLVGFGIALTKGMKLQEVIDGFIDGCKGVTIGAIILALAVTLKEVADAVGTAPYVVDLVGDVIPPFLLPGLLMVLCMLIAFSTGTSWGTYAVVFPVAIPLAWAVVPDPFFLTLCFSAVIGGSVFGDQCSPISDTTILSSLATGCDLMDHVQTQFPLAILAGTLAVIAYAGMVILFV, encoded by the coding sequence ATGAGCGCCGACTTTGCCGGAACGACGAAGAAATGGAAAGACCCTGAAACACGACGACGTATTGGAGTCGGAGCCGTATTGGCGCTCGTTATCGCCGGGGTATATGCCGGGGTGAACCAGGTTTTTCCGGAATATGACGGACACTATGGCATTTGGTCCATTATGCCGCCATTGGTTGCCATTGTGCTGGCTTTTTACACGCGGGAAGTGGTCAGCGCCCTTTTCATCGGGATTTGCCTGGGCGGGGTGATCTCCGGACAGCTCAACATCGTACAGGATTTTTTGATCCCCTCCGTGGGCACCGAAAGCTTTGCTCTGATTATCATCGTTTATTTATGGGCTTTGGGAGGATTAATCGGGATCTGGACCCGAACCGGCGGAGCCGAAAAATTTGCCGCATGGGCCAGTCAAAAAATGGTGCGCGGACCCCAAACCGCCAAATTCTTCACCTGGATGATGGGCCTCATCTTCCACCAGGGCGGAACCATCAGTACCGTGCTGACCGGAGCCACCGTTCGTCCCGTAGCCGACAAACACCGCGTTTCGCACGAAGAACTGGCCTATATGGTCGACTCCACCGCCTCACCTGCCGCCACCCTCATTCCGTTCAACGTGTGGCCGTTTTATGTGGGAGGATTGATCCTCGGCACCTTACCCATGTTTGAAACCACACAGCAAAGCGTTTCCTTTTTCTTCACTGCCCTGCCCTATAACTTTTACGCCATCTTCGCCATTTTGCTGACGCTGCTTTTTGCCTGGGATAAATTCCCTTTTGTACCCGGAAAGAAAATGAGGGCCGCCATCAAAAGAGCACGCGCCGGGGGCGGACTTGATCGTGAAGAAGCCACCCCCATGGCCGCCGATGAACTCACCCAGAATAAAGTCCCCGAAAGCTACACGCCCGGACTCATCGATTTCTTTGGGCCCATTGGCACGTTATTAGGAGTCGCCATTATACCGTATCTGGTCACCCGCTTTGCGCTGAATATGGGCGAAGATTCTATCCTCCTGATCGCCGAGGCTTTTGTACTGGCGGTATTGGTTGGATTCGGCATTGCCCTGACCAAAGGCATGAAGCTGCAAGAAGTGATTGACGGATTTATAGACGGCTGTAAAGGAGTTACCATCGGGGCCATTATACTGGCACTGGCCGTCACGCTGAAAGAGGTGGCCGATGCCGTAGGTACCGCGCCTTATGTGGTGGATTTGGTCGGGGATGTCATCCCGCCGTTTCTACTGCCGGGACTGCTGATGGTGCTCTGCATGCTCATTGCTTTTTCCACCGGTACCTCCTGGGGAACCTACGCCGTGGTGTTTCCCGTGGCTATTCCACTGGCCTGGGCCGTCGTTCCTGATCCGTTTTTCCTCACCCTCTGCTTTTCAGCCGTGATTGGCGGATCCGTTTTCGGTGACCAATGTTCGCCCATTTCCGACACCACCATCCTCTCCTCCCTCGCCACCGGCTGCGACCTGATGGACCACGTCCAAACCCAGTTCCCCCTGGCCATCCTCGCCGGAACCCTGGCGGTCATTGCCTATGCGGGCATGGTTATTTTGTTTGTGTGA
- a CDS encoding DEAD/DEAH box helicase, with translation MSFEEFGLSPELLSGLADVRIEEPTPLQNEVIPPALQGKHMLVKHEAGDDGVFLIPALQKLTTNGEVSGTRVLILTPSIERVKEIDETVWAMGYHAQISSAALSMKGIRTLQEEAIKDGAPVVVANPGRLIEILDTNKLKLPHVDLVIIDEAHGMENYNLVNRVKDIMQLVEGEPQTLIFSKSNNKATQQLSQALQNEPEVIGFDESEAETAAEDTDTKEDSGDREAETKADSSSDAQEDKKEKEKQEQEAFELDQEEVNRKLKEASVSVVLNPEEKKKEEKPKDEAKNQDQENDEEVDPDPVPEDLTQAYIYVPPRAKISTLLAHLEKTLTDKIVVFAASKRTTDRLFRIIRKKGWGVVSINEGLKEEYYNERFGKFTSGDMKILLVGGLSATEVELDEVKQVINYDVPNEVEEYKYRAELVGSGKAARMVSLVSKMDKDDIDEIVKKVGYAPTEIPLPEEVKEKKSRGKKSDKKKKSSNNDKKSKGHDKKNDDRKRRKKPNKKKEKKSNGLPRPSYDGLSGGKEGKGKDKRPTPSGKEGAFGWIKKLFD, from the coding sequence TTGTCTTTTGAAGAATTTGGCCTCAGCCCCGAACTATTGAGCGGGCTGGCCGACGTACGAATTGAAGAACCCACACCTCTCCAAAATGAAGTTATTCCACCGGCACTGCAAGGCAAACATATGCTTGTAAAACATGAAGCCGGTGATGATGGAGTATTTTTGATACCTGCATTACAAAAACTGACGACCAACGGAGAGGTTTCTGGCACACGAGTTTTAATATTAACCCCATCTATTGAGCGAGTTAAGGAAATAGACGAAACGGTTTGGGCTATGGGCTACCATGCTCAAATCAGCAGCGCGGCGCTTTCCATGAAAGGAATTCGCACTTTGCAAGAAGAAGCAATAAAAGATGGCGCACCGGTTGTGGTAGCAAACCCCGGCCGGCTAATTGAAATACTGGATACTAATAAGCTTAAGCTTCCCCACGTGGATCTCGTTATTATTGACGAAGCCCACGGCATGGAGAACTATAACCTGGTGAACCGGGTGAAGGATATCATGCAGCTGGTGGAAGGAGAACCTCAGACGCTTATTTTTTCCAAATCCAATAACAAAGCTACACAACAGCTTTCCCAGGCCCTTCAGAATGAACCGGAAGTGATTGGTTTTGATGAATCCGAAGCAGAAACAGCTGCGGAAGATACCGATACCAAAGAAGATTCCGGCGACCGTGAAGCAGAAACCAAGGCAGACTCCTCATCCGATGCCCAAGAGGATAAGAAAGAGAAAGAAAAACAAGAGCAGGAAGCTTTTGAACTCGATCAGGAAGAGGTGAACCGCAAGCTCAAGGAAGCGAGTGTAAGCGTGGTTTTGAATCCTGAAGAGAAGAAGAAAGAGGAAAAACCGAAGGATGAAGCCAAAAATCAGGATCAGGAAAATGATGAAGAAGTAGATCCCGATCCGGTTCCTGAAGATTTGACTCAGGCTTATATCTACGTACCCCCCAGAGCCAAGATTTCAACTTTACTTGCGCACCTTGAAAAAACTCTGACCGATAAAATCGTCGTTTTTGCTGCTTCCAAACGGACTACAGACCGGCTGTTCCGTATCATCCGCAAAAAAGGATGGGGTGTAGTCAGCATCAACGAGGGACTGAAGGAAGAATACTATAACGAGCGCTTCGGAAAATTCACCTCCGGCGACATGAAAATCCTGTTGGTTGGCGGATTGTCGGCCACGGAAGTTGAACTGGATGAAGTGAAGCAGGTCATAAACTATGATGTGCCGAACGAAGTGGAAGAATACAAGTACCGCGCCGAGTTGGTCGGGAGTGGCAAAGCGGCACGGATGGTGTCTTTAGTTTCCAAAATGGATAAAGACGACATCGATGAAATTGTGAAAAAAGTGGGCTATGCTCCCACCGAAATCCCGCTTCCGGAAGAAGTGAAAGAGAAAAAAAGTCGCGGCAAGAAATCCGACAAGAAAAAGAAAAGCTCTAATAACGATAAAAAGAGCAAAGGCCACGACAAAAAGAATGACGATCGCAAGCGCCGTAAAAAGCCGAATAAGAAAAAAGAGAAGAAATCCAACGGACTCCCGCGACCTAGTTACGATGGACTTTCCGGCGGTAAGGAAGGCAAAGGGAAAGACAAACGTCCAACTCCAAGCGGTAAAGAAGGCGCTTTCGGATGGATTAAAAAACTGTTCGACTAA
- a CDS encoding type II CAAX endopeptidase family protein: protein MLNPFFNKEEQRLRALFRVLMFILLFVFGMGVPSLIPFTSLEFIGRALLTLGLFYVMYRFVDQRSWSYSGLNMDKTWIKECVAGILIAGLTMGLIFFTEWLTGGLEITGFGWERSGQVYWLIPLSVFFIQMISVGFYEEVMARGYLIPNITEGFTFDTITPQKAAIIAVVVSSALFGIAHAGNPNATITAVVNIILAGVMLAVPFIITGRLALPIGLHFSWNFFQGGIFGFRVSGKEVRNSIFQIQQGGPDWWTGGAFGPEAGLIGILGILLIMALSIIYLKKTGVKLEFSEAFSTTFKGKD, encoded by the coding sequence ATGCTAAATCCATTTTTTAATAAGGAAGAACAACGCCTGAGAGCCTTATTTCGGGTACTGATGTTTATTCTGTTATTCGTTTTCGGGATGGGTGTTCCTTCCCTTATTCCCTTTACCTCCCTTGAATTTATTGGAAGGGCCCTTCTCACCCTGGGATTATTTTATGTGATGTACCGCTTCGTCGACCAAAGGTCATGGTCCTATTCCGGATTAAACATGGATAAAACATGGATAAAAGAGTGTGTGGCCGGGATTTTAATCGCCGGACTCACAATGGGCCTGATCTTTTTCACTGAATGGCTTACGGGCGGATTAGAAATCACCGGATTTGGATGGGAACGCAGCGGTCAGGTTTACTGGCTGATTCCCTTATCGGTTTTCTTTATTCAAATGATATCTGTCGGGTTTTATGAAGAAGTGATGGCCCGCGGATATCTAATCCCCAACATCACCGAGGGCTTTACTTTTGACACCATTACTCCCCAAAAAGCCGCCATTATTGCTGTCGTCGTCAGTTCCGCTCTTTTTGGGATTGCCCATGCCGGAAACCCCAATGCTACAATCACCGCTGTTGTTAACATTATACTGGCCGGGGTGATGCTGGCCGTTCCCTTCATCATAACCGGACGATTAGCCCTGCCCATCGGCCTGCACTTCTCCTGGAATTTCTTTCAGGGCGGAATTTTTGGGTTCCGGGTAAGCGGCAAAGAAGTCCGCAACTCCATCTTTCAAATTCAGCAGGGCGGACCCGATTGGTGGACCGGCGGTGCTTTCGGCCCCGAAGCCGGTTTAATAGGCATTTTAGGAATTTTATTGATTATGGCCCTTTCCATCATCTACCTAAAGAAAACAGGAGTGAAATTAGAATTCTCAGAAGCCTTTTCGACCACGTTTAAAGGAAAAGATTGA
- a CDS encoding SOS response-associated peptidase family protein produces MKRYVLEAEKSVIEETFGVKSNSDSLFEPNYNVISGNIMPIVIPKGEGRQIVSSVWGLKQDGKEKILVEADHEKVLKKDTLKELVVESPCIIPASGFYKWKETVDDPLPFYLRVLSQEVSGFAGIFSSYKNKEGRTLHSFAVLTMPANVLVEPLDHTMPVILDPKEYDQWLTGEGVRMLKKGFSGNHLLPDMSVFRVPELVNDPANNSKELIQPIPKLRNYDVEDEG; encoded by the coding sequence ATGAAGAGATACGTACTTGAAGCCGAAAAATCTGTTATTGAAGAAACCTTTGGCGTGAAGTCTAATTCGGACAGCCTTTTTGAGCCGAATTATAACGTCATTTCAGGAAATATTATGCCGATTGTGATTCCCAAGGGAGAGGGCAGGCAGATTGTAAGTTCCGTCTGGGGGCTTAAACAGGACGGGAAAGAAAAGATACTTGTTGAGGCAGATCATGAGAAGGTTTTAAAAAAAGATACTCTGAAAGAGCTTGTAGTGGAATCCCCTTGTATTATTCCGGCTTCCGGATTTTATAAATGGAAAGAGACGGTGGATGATCCGCTTCCGTTTTATTTGAGGGTGCTGTCGCAGGAAGTTTCGGGCTTTGCAGGAATTTTTTCTTCCTACAAGAATAAAGAGGGGCGTACTTTGCATTCCTTTGCCGTGCTGACCATGCCCGCGAATGTCCTGGTTGAACCGCTTGATCATACCATGCCGGTGATACTGGACCCCAAAGAATATGACCAATGGTTAACGGGAGAGGGAGTTAGGATGCTTAAAAAAGGATTTTCCGGGAATCACTTACTTCCGGATATGTCGGTTTTCAGAGTGCCTGAGCTGGTGAATGATCCTGCAAATAATTCTAAAGAGCTTATTCAGCCTATTCCCAAACTTCGCAATTATGACGTAGAGGATGAGGGTTAG
- a CDS encoding mechanosensitive ion channel domain-containing protein, with translation MEEFINNITEFIAGSPRIAVQIVESLVIILVLWAIRLFVVGVLRRNIENKKTVYKWRKNTTYIAFFIGALILGQIWFAALGSLGTFLGLLSAGIAIALKDPVTDIAAWLFLIWRKPFDIGDRIQVGQSKGDVIDIRVFKFTILEIGNWVDADQSTGRVIHVPNHKIFSDDIANYTSDFEFIWNEMGVLVTFESNWKKAKQILEEVVEENMQEFVEQAREEVKKAEKSYLIQYRYLTPIVYTSVKDSGINLSIRYLSDPRRRRGISQAIWESVLDRFAEHDDIDFAYPTIRYYDNPTEGKPGTTPTGN, from the coding sequence ATGGAAGAATTCATAAACAATATTACCGAATTTATCGCCGGTTCCCCGCGTATAGCCGTGCAAATAGTAGAAAGCTTAGTCATCATCCTTGTATTATGGGCTATAAGATTATTTGTCGTCGGGGTTCTTCGAAGAAATATAGAAAACAAAAAAACGGTCTATAAGTGGCGTAAAAACACCACCTACATCGCCTTTTTTATCGGAGCCTTGATTCTTGGGCAGATTTGGTTTGCTGCTTTAGGTTCATTGGGTACGTTTTTGGGATTACTTTCTGCAGGTATCGCCATTGCCCTTAAAGATCCTGTAACCGACATCGCTGCCTGGCTCTTTTTGATTTGGCGAAAACCATTTGATATCGGTGATCGCATTCAGGTAGGCCAATCCAAAGGAGATGTCATTGATATCCGTGTGTTCAAGTTCACCATTTTGGAAATAGGGAATTGGGTGGATGCCGATCAAAGTACCGGACGGGTGATTCATGTCCCAAACCATAAAATATTTTCCGACGACATTGCCAATTATACCAGTGATTTTGAGTTTATCTGGAATGAGATGGGGGTACTGGTGACTTTTGAAAGTAACTGGAAAAAGGCAAAACAGATTTTAGAGGAAGTAGTAGAAGAAAATATGCAGGAATTTGTAGAACAAGCCCGGGAGGAAGTCAAGAAAGCCGAAAAGTCGTACCTGATTCAATACCGCTACCTCACCCCTATAGTTTATACCAGCGTCAAAGACAGTGGCATCAATTTATCCATCCGGTATCTGTCAGACCCTCGAAGACGCCGCGGCATTTCACAAGCTATTTGGGAGTCGGTTTTAGACCGCTTCGCCGAACATGATGACATTGACTTCGCCTACCCAACCATTCGCTATTACGACAACCCAACGGAAGGCAAGCCCGGAACTACCCCCACAGGAAATTAA
- the secG gene encoding preprotein translocase subunit SecG, translating to MLYNIIVGVIAVICFLLIVVVLLQPGQGQGISGMGGAGAIGGGGGLGARRTADLLSKATSILAAIFLTLCVLANFAIDRGEVDRSILQEGVPGGVNAPIEAPSQTQPAIPQQQDQGNSEDDGEN from the coding sequence ATGCTTTATAATATTATTGTAGGAGTTATTGCTGTTATTTGCTTCCTGTTAATCGTGGTGGTGCTTTTGCAACCCGGACAGGGACAAGGAATTTCCGGAATGGGTGGAGCCGGTGCCATCGGTGGCGGTGGCGGACTTGGTGCACGCCGAACAGCAGACTTGCTTTCGAAAGCTACCTCTATACTTGCGGCCATTTTCTTAACACTATGCGTACTTGCTAATTTTGCCATCGACCGCGGTGAAGTAGATCGCAGTATTTTACAAGAAGGAGTTCCCGGTGGGGTGAACGCGCCTATTGAAGCGCCTTCACAAACACAGCCGGCCATTCCTCAGCAGCAAGATCAAGGTAATTCAGAAGACGACGGCGAGAACTAA
- a CDS encoding carboxypeptidase-like regulatory domain-containing protein — protein sequence MKRYNSKNRNSRMLSALTMVALFVAAGCSNPGAQLLNKVPINSVEVEVLDMNGDALQGAQVEASNGRKTSTDADGKAKVRFGSVGIHSITVLADNYMPNNTIITMPADRGKTITAQLANQVEFSGISFGSMNMYPMMFNYLFTGYGYQLELEDYAEGGWTKWRTDDSEGAYMKKAFLKQLDNGQQWWQIIMMDGSGEEDEQYIAEVLFSEDRNSIVRLREKIGDNEAQEKPVSEGWYNEPQQLTQESVEGALSEENISVTVPANTFTADLLNFGVAPGISMKMWRVSSNEVPGAVVKYEVSEDNGENLSSMELMDFGTDAVTQLESY from the coding sequence ATGAAGCGGTACAACTCAAAGAATAGAAATTCACGGATGCTTTCGGCTTTAACCATGGTTGCATTGTTTGTGGCAGCCGGTTGCAGTAATCCCGGCGCCCAATTGCTTAACAAGGTGCCTATTAATTCAGTAGAAGTGGAAGTCCTGGATATGAACGGGGATGCTCTTCAGGGAGCTCAGGTAGAAGCTTCAAACGGACGTAAAACATCTACTGATGCAGATGGTAAGGCCAAGGTTCGCTTTGGCAGTGTAGGCATTCACTCCATTACTGTTTTGGCAGATAATTATATGCCTAATAATACCATCATAACCATGCCGGCTGACAGAGGTAAGACCATTACGGCTCAACTGGCAAATCAGGTAGAATTTTCGGGTATCAGCTTTGGCAGTATGAATATGTATCCGATGATGTTCAATTATCTGTTTACGGGCTACGGTTATCAGTTGGAGCTGGAGGATTATGCTGAAGGTGGATGGACGAAATGGCGCACGGATGATTCGGAGGGTGCTTATATGAAAAAAGCATTTTTGAAACAGCTTGATAACGGTCAGCAGTGGTGGCAAATCATCATGATGGACGGCTCCGGGGAAGAAGATGAACAATACATTGCCGAGGTTTTATTTTCAGAAGATCGCAATTCCATTGTCCGATTAAGAGAAAAAATCGGAGATAATGAAGCGCAGGAGAAGCCGGTCTCGGAAGGATGGTATAATGAACCGCAGCAATTAACACAGGAATCGGTTGAAGGGGCTCTTTCGGAAGAAAATATATCCGTAACTGTCCCGGCCAATACCTTTACAGCCGATTTACTGAACTTTGGGGTTGCTCCAGGTATTTCCATGAAGATGTGGCGGGTTTCTTCAAATGAAGTGCCTGGCGCCGTAGTGAAGTATGAAGTTTCTGAAGATAACGGGGAAAACCTGTCTTCCATGGAGCTGATGGATTTTGGAACCGACGCAGTTACTCAGCTGGAAAGTTATTAA
- the cysM gene encoding cysteine synthase CysM, with protein sequence MKIEELIGNTPLIELQNIPVNKAVTIYCKLEGQNPGGSVKDRAALGMINGALEREDIKPGDTLVEATSGNTGIALAMIAAMKGLNIKLLMPESATEERIKSMKAFGAEVILTPAEKTIEYSRELAQEMADEHGYFQLNQFANPDNYKMHERTTGPEIWRDTDGKITHFVSAMGTTGTIMGVSRYLKSQNPDVQIVGTQPTDGSSIPGIRRWSPEYLPKIFEAERVDRTLDVSEKEATVMARRMAKEEGIFAGMSSGGALAAALKVAENLEEGVIVCITCDRGDRYLSSELFADNR encoded by the coding sequence ATGAAAATCGAAGAACTCATAGGCAACACCCCGCTTATTGAATTGCAGAATATTCCAGTCAATAAAGCGGTAACCATCTACTGTAAGCTGGAGGGTCAAAACCCGGGAGGCAGTGTTAAAGACCGGGCAGCTTTGGGGATGATCAACGGGGCGCTGGAGCGCGAAGATATCAAGCCCGGTGATACTTTGGTGGAAGCCACCAGCGGAAATACGGGCATTGCCCTTGCCATGATCGCTGCCATGAAAGGGCTCAACATCAAGCTGCTGATGCCGGAAAGTGCCACAGAGGAACGCATCAAATCCATGAAGGCTTTTGGGGCTGAAGTAATCCTCACCCCTGCGGAAAAAACCATTGAGTATTCCCGGGAACTGGCTCAGGAAATGGCCGATGAGCACGGTTATTTTCAACTCAATCAATTTGCCAATCCCGATAATTATAAAATGCACGAACGCACCACCGGCCCTGAGATCTGGAGAGATACTGACGGCAAGATCACGCATTTTGTATCCGCAATGGGAACTACCGGAACCATCATGGGCGTATCCCGGTATTTGAAATCCCAAAACCCTGACGTACAGATTGTTGGAACTCAGCCTACCGACGGGTCCTCCATCCCCGGAATCCGCCGATGGTCACCCGAATACCTGCCCAAGATCTTTGAAGCCGAACGTGTTGACCGCACCCTTGATGTAAGTGAAAAGGAAGCCACCGTGATGGCGCGAAGAATGGCTAAAGAAGAAGGTATTTTTGCCGGCATGAGTAGCGGAGGAGCACTCGCTGCCGCACTTAAAGTAGCTGAAAATTTAGAAGAGGGCGTGATTGTATGCATCACCTGCGACCGCGGTGACCGCTATTTAAGCTCCGAACTTTTTGCAGATAATCGGTAA
- the epsC gene encoding serine O-acetyltransferase EpsC yields the protein MHSFIKELAKAHQDVSKCPPPEMVITFFDDLLGLLFPEFAFNRFTDEHEIQEQLQHCKTELRTILDHNKECVKSGLSGLEDTFFEQLPGIRQLLLQDIDAIFDGDPAAKSKAEVIRTYPGFYAMAAHRIAHELLNLGVNLIPRIISEHAHRQTGIDIHPGAEIGDHFCIDHGTGVVIGETTKIGSHVKLYQGVTLGGLSVNKEDARKKRHPTIEDNVVIYAGATILGGDTVIGEGSIIGGNVWLTKSVPANSKIYYQAKMSNSEGETDTIIYK from the coding sequence ATACACTCCTTTATCAAAGAACTGGCAAAAGCCCATCAAGACGTTTCCAAATGTCCGCCCCCGGAAATGGTCATTACTTTTTTTGATGATCTGCTGGGGTTGTTATTCCCGGAATTTGCTTTCAACCGTTTTACGGATGAACATGAAATACAAGAACAACTGCAGCACTGCAAAACGGAGCTGAGAACCATACTCGATCATAACAAAGAGTGTGTTAAAAGCGGGTTAAGCGGATTGGAAGATACCTTCTTTGAGCAACTTCCCGGAATTCGACAGCTGCTGCTGCAAGATATTGATGCTATTTTTGACGGAGATCCGGCGGCTAAAAGCAAAGCTGAAGTCATTCGCACGTACCCCGGATTTTATGCCATGGCCGCCCACCGTATTGCGCACGAACTGCTTAATCTTGGTGTAAACCTCATTCCCCGCATTATTTCGGAACATGCCCACCGGCAAACCGGAATTGATATCCATCCCGGAGCCGAGATCGGGGACCATTTTTGTATTGATCACGGTACCGGTGTTGTAATCGGAGAGACCACGAAGATCGGCTCACACGTAAAACTCTATCAGGGAGTGACCCTGGGAGGATTGAGCGTAAACAAAGAAGATGCCCGTAAAAAACGTCATCCAACCATTGAGGATAATGTGGTCATATACGCAGGGGCAACTATTCTGGGCGGGGATACAGTTATCGGTGAAGGCAGTATCATCGGCGGTAATGTCTGGCTGACAAAAAGTGTACCCGCTAATTCCAAGATCTATTACCAGGCTAAAATGTCCAACTCCGAAGGTGAAACGGATACGATTATTTATAAATAG